One stretch of Micromonospora echinospora DNA includes these proteins:
- the cmk gene encoding (d)CMP kinase, which yields MEENVPAGRCVVAVDGPSGSGKSTVSRRLAAGLGARYLDTGAMYRALTWAVLRSGVELTDAESVAKVAAEADLRIGTDPQGYAVTVDGTDVSTAIRGAEVTAAVSAVAAVAAVRELLVDRQRRVIADAGRIVVEGRDIGSVVAPDAELKVYLTASEAARAKRRSAEDAADVAATAADLARRDRLDSTRKVNPLQQAPDAVVLDTTELGIDEVVARLREMLTERGAA from the coding sequence GTGGAGGAGAACGTACCGGCCGGGCGATGCGTGGTCGCTGTGGACGGGCCGTCCGGTTCGGGGAAGTCCACCGTGTCGCGGCGGCTGGCAGCGGGCCTCGGCGCCCGCTACCTCGACACCGGCGCCATGTACCGGGCGCTGACCTGGGCGGTTCTGCGCTCCGGCGTGGAACTCACCGACGCCGAGTCGGTGGCAAAGGTCGCCGCCGAGGCCGACCTGCGCATCGGCACCGACCCCCAGGGGTACGCCGTGACAGTCGACGGCACCGATGTGTCCACCGCCATCCGCGGCGCCGAGGTGACCGCCGCGGTGTCAGCGGTTGCCGCCGTCGCCGCCGTACGCGAGCTGCTGGTGGACCGGCAGCGGCGGGTGATCGCCGACGCGGGCCGGATCGTGGTCGAAGGCCGGGACATCGGCTCGGTGGTCGCACCGGACGCGGAGCTGAAGGTGTACCTGACCGCCTCCGAGGCGGCGCGCGCGAAGCGGCGCAGCGCCGAGGACGCCGCCGACGTCGCGGCGACCGCCGCGGACCTGGCCCGCCGGGACCGCCTCGACTCGACCCGCAAGGTCAACCCGCTGCAGCAAGCCCCCGACGCGGTGGTGCTGGACACCACCGAGCTGGGCATCGACGAGGTAGTGGCCCGCCTGCGCGAGATGCTCACGGAGCGGGGTGCCGCGTGA